Proteins co-encoded in one Desulfitobacterium hafniense DCB-2 genomic window:
- a CDS encoding PrpR N-terminal domain-containing protein: MESIFFVALTPGMAQIAEEARQALNLSFPIEVVSFDQGKEVIKANPQIDVMISRGLMVDLLRENTDKPIVGLTMTIDEMLEAVQRLIAAGATKVGVVAHRGFLAMGSSDFRLGDLTIHIRPWNTLGDIPMILEKLQQTGVQAIAGDKGGYTAAEERGFAGGLLESGPLAVRRAIDEALKIARAQEREREKEQEKARRFEQVLSELYSGLEQSASFVEELAASSEELAASSQESSAIAQTTTREMEGITGILDVLRRVAQQTNLLGLNAAIEAARAGEHGRGFSVVAEEVRKLADESNRSAKNIEQMLTRFHESVVQVQNNVEASSEITQEQAKSTQVLSQNLEMLKGIGDKLRVMA, translated from the coding sequence ATGGAATCCATTTTTTTCGTAGCTCTAACCCCCGGTATGGCCCAGATTGCTGAGGAAGCAAGGCAAGCATTAAATTTATCCTTTCCCATAGAAGTCGTCAGCTTTGATCAGGGCAAAGAGGTTATCAAAGCCAACCCTCAGATTGATGTGATGATCAGCCGGGGGCTGATGGTTGATTTGCTGCGCGAAAATACCGACAAACCAATCGTTGGGCTGACCATGACCATCGACGAGATGCTGGAAGCGGTTCAGCGGCTTATCGCCGCAGGAGCGACGAAAGTGGGTGTAGTCGCCCACAGGGGATTTTTGGCTATGGGAAGTTCAGACTTCAGGTTGGGTGATTTAACGATTCATATCAGACCATGGAACACCCTGGGGGATATACCGATGATCCTGGAGAAGCTGCAGCAAACCGGTGTTCAAGCCATAGCCGGAGACAAAGGAGGATACACCGCCGCCGAGGAGCGGGGGTTTGCAGGGGGGTTGCTGGAGTCGGGGCCCCTTGCGGTGAGAAGAGCTATAGACGAGGCTTTAAAAATAGCGAGGGCTCAGGAACGGGAGCGGGAGAAGGAACAGGAAAAAGCCCGCCGTTTTGAGCAGGTGTTATCCGAGCTCTATTCCGGTTTAGAACAGTCCGCCTCCTTTGTTGAGGAGCTGGCCGCATCTTCAGAGGAACTTGCCGCCTCAAGTCAGGAATCATCCGCCATTGCCCAAACAACCACCCGGGAGATGGAGGGCATTACAGGAATATTGGATGTCCTGCGCAGGGTTGCCCAGCAGACCAACCTATTGGGGCTGAATGCCGCCATTGAAGCCGCCCGTGCCGGTGAACACGGCCGGGGATTCTCAGTGGTTGCCGAAGAAGTTCGCAAGCTGGCTGATGAAAGCAACCGTTCGGCAAAGAATATTGAACAGATGCTGACCAGATTCCATGAGTCGGTGGTTCAGGTCCAGAATAATGTGGAAGCCAGCAGTGAGATTACCCAGGAACAAGCCAAGTCTACCCAAGTCTTGTCTCAGAATTTAGAAATGCTCAAAGGCATAGGGGATAAACTCAGAGTGATGGCCTGA
- a CDS encoding MFS transporter yields the protein MAYVTFGPQFYQSFGLANQKAGFLTSLIMLASIFLAPVIGVAFDKTGRKKPYLLTGSVVILLAFVLLALHFPGLPLWAVALGIGFAPIPVFVFAHLPETVKPHEVGMGMGMLTIASNLGTTMGPSALGSILDRTGGNFTVSLMVLAAVSIVIIAFSLGLKSGNLQSES from the coding sequence TTGGCTTATGTTACCTTTGGCCCCCAATTCTACCAATCCTTCGGTTTAGCGAACCAAAAGGCCGGATTTTTAACAAGCTTGATCATGCTGGCCTCCATTTTTCTGGCCCCGGTTATCGGAGTGGCTTTCGATAAAACCGGCCGGAAAAAGCCTTATTTGCTCACCGGGAGCGTCGTGATCCTCCTTGCTTTTGTTTTACTGGCCCTTCATTTCCCTGGTCTGCCCTTATGGGCAGTTGCTTTGGGCATAGGCTTTGCCCCCATCCCTGTTTTCGTATTTGCTCATCTCCCGGAGACCGTTAAACCCCATGAAGTAGGCATGGGGATGGGGATGCTGACCATTGCTTCCAACTTAGGCACCACCATGGGACCCTCCGCCCTGGGCTCAATCCTCGATCGGACAGGCGGCAATTTCACTGTTTCCTTGATGGTTTTGGCTGCGGTGTCTATCGTAATTATCGCTTTTTCCCTGGGATTAAAATCCGGAAACTTGCAAAGCGAAAGCTAG
- a CDS encoding MFS transporter — protein sequence MANRQVQASSRWVVLALSFFMMIGFALSLQALPPLFEQIMQEVSFSNSQAGILMGAYAIPGIFLPFVVAYLASRFDMKKLIIAALTIMMAGLIAFSTAGSFSLLVVYRLVAGIGATVLVVLAPLLITMFFDQKNIGIAMGIFNIAVPLGTVIAANLFGSLGQLLSWRMVLFGVAAFLGAILLLVIFALSLPQKDGGADARGLSKEPAPKFRGRQPEPLAACRDLGFS from the coding sequence TTGGCTAATCGTCAGGTTCAGGCCTCATCGCGATGGGTGGTATTGGCACTTTCTTTTTTTATGATGATCGGGTTCGCTTTGTCTTTACAGGCCCTGCCGCCCCTTTTTGAGCAAATCATGCAAGAGGTATCCTTCTCTAACTCCCAGGCGGGGATTTTAATGGGCGCTTATGCCATTCCCGGAATTTTTCTTCCTTTTGTCGTGGCTTATTTAGCCAGCCGTTTTGACATGAAAAAGTTGATCATAGCCGCTTTAACTATTATGATGGCAGGATTAATAGCCTTTTCTACAGCTGGCTCCTTTTCCCTCTTGGTCGTGTATAGATTGGTGGCGGGAATAGGGGCGACGGTGCTGGTCGTACTGGCTCCTCTCCTAATCACCATGTTTTTTGACCAAAAGAATATTGGTATTGCCATGGGTATTTTTAATATCGCTGTTCCCTTAGGCACGGTCATAGCGGCCAATCTTTTTGGTTCTTTGGGGCAGCTCCTTAGCTGGAGAATGGTCCTGTTTGGTGTTGCCGCCTTTTTGGGAGCCATTCTCCTTTTGGTGATCTTTGCCCTCTCCTTACCCCAAAAAGACGGCGGTGCAGATGCCAGGGGCTTAAGCAAAGAACCGGCGCCCAAATTCAGAGGCAGGCAGCCGGAGCCTTTGGCTGCTTGCCGGGATTTGGGTTTTAGCTAA
- a CDS encoding MFS transporter, translating into MSISTQFSVPQRMERLPLTSYQKKIFYIIATAWFFDSMDLGMLTFVLGSIKTDLGLTTVQAGLLSSFSFLGMFFGAASAGMAADKFGRKIVFQTSMILWGAASIACAFTQNVEQLALARFFLGLGMGMEFPIGQSLISEFIPAKNRGRYIALLEGFWPIGFIAAGILSYFLLPIGGWRLVFLCEGIPAIFVLIIRRMVPESPRWLADTNQDEKADVVMTAFEKNVEKAYGKELPPPIKDDNLVIGKHEKKFSFLQLWAPGYKKRTIMVWLLWFFALLGYYGLTTWLSAFLQEAGYSVTKSVYYTIMISLAGIPGFFSAAYFIEKNGRKPTLIVVLIGCAVFAYLYGTASSLQTLIGFGLGMQFFLFAMWSSLYAYTPELYPTRARATGTGFASSVGRFGSLLGPYIVAVVLPTLGNSGVFALGAACFIAAALSVAILGEETKGRVLEEISA; encoded by the coding sequence ATGTCCATATCAACCCAATTCAGCGTCCCGCAAAGGATGGAAAGGTTACCGCTGACGTCATATCAGAAAAAAATATTTTACATTATTGCAACCGCTTGGTTTTTTGACTCTATGGATCTTGGCATGCTGACCTTTGTTCTGGGATCCATTAAGACCGACTTAGGTCTGACAACGGTTCAAGCCGGACTCCTTTCCAGTTTCAGCTTCCTCGGTATGTTCTTCGGAGCAGCCAGTGCCGGGATGGCTGCTGACAAGTTTGGCAGAAAGATTGTTTTTCAGACCAGTATGATTCTTTGGGGTGCAGCAAGTATCGCCTGTGCTTTTACCCAAAATGTCGAACAGCTGGCCCTTGCCCGCTTCTTCCTCGGTTTGGGTATGGGAATGGAATTCCCCATCGGTCAGTCTCTGATATCGGAATTTATTCCCGCCAAAAACCGCGGACGCTATATTGCACTTTTGGAAGGCTTCTGGCCCATAGGTTTCATTGCTGCCGGCATCTTATCCTATTTCCTTCTCCCCATAGGAGGCTGGCGCCTGGTGTTCCTCTGTGAAGGTATCCCCGCAATCTTTGTTTTGATCATCCGCAGAATGGTCCCGGAATCCCCCCGTTGGCTGGCCGATACCAATCAGGATGAGAAAGCGGACGTGGTAATGACGGCATTTGAGAAAAATGTGGAGAAAGCTTATGGTAAAGAGCTGCCGCCGCCTATTAAAGATGATAATCTGGTTATCGGCAAGCATGAAAAGAAATTCTCCTTTCTCCAACTCTGGGCTCCCGGGTATAAAAAAAGAACCATCATGGTCTGGCTCTTGTGGTTCTTTGCCCTCCTCGGCTACTATGGCCTGACAACCTGGCTGAGCGCATTTTTACAGGAAGCAGGCTATTCAGTGACCAAATCCGTGTACTACACGATTATGATCTCGCTCGCCGGTATACCCGGGTTCTTCAGTGCGGCTTACTTCATTGAGAAAAACGGCCGTAAGCCCACTTTAATTGTCGTACTCATCGGCTGCGCCGTCTTTGCCTATCTCTATGGTACCGCCTCAAGTCTGCAGACTTTGATTGGCTTCGGACTCGGTATGCAGTTTTTCCTCTTCGCCATGTGGTCCTCCCTCTATGCCTATACCCCTGAGCTCTATCCTACCCGGGCCAGAGCGACCGGTACCGGCTTTGCTTCCTCCGTGGGGCGCTTCGGTTCCTTGCTGGGACCCTACATCGTAGCAGTTGTCTTGCCGACCTTAGGTAATTCCGGGGTCTTCGCCCTTGGAGCGGCATGCTTTATTGCCGCCGCGCTGTCGGTAGCCATACTTGGTGAAGAAACAAAGGGCAGAGTGCTTGAAGAAATTTCGGCCTGA
- a CDS encoding sigma 54-interacting transcriptional regulator produces the protein MDVNDLTTGFGFEIFDSIYNGVVAIDQQGIIKLFNEAAAKIMGVAKEETIGRRVEEVIPNTSLLEILKTGKAENNQKMHLGNCEIISNRGPICKDGKIVGAIGVFQDISDFEALSLELDNVKEINNDLDAIIESVADGIVVGSADGMILRANSAYLQITGIQEKEFVGKNVRELINQGYMNKSVTEMVFRTKSRVNVVDIRSGKELLMTGAPVFNEEKEVTRVVTIVRDISELTELKGKLEQAEDAKNRYLKELEHFRSQNAFKKIITKNNDMQKKLDTAYHVARVDSTVLILGESGVGKELIAQLIHRASHRSEKPFIKINCGAIPANLLESEFFGYEAGSFTGALKEGKKGLFELADGGTLFLDEVGELPLEHQVKVLRAIQEKEILRVGGKKTIKLDIRIIAATNRDLEAMIREKAFREDLYYRLNVVPMTIPPLRQRKEDVIPIALELLARYNTAYGYQKWIHPEVMDCLLNYDWPGNIRELENTIERLVVTSMDDCITKDAMAEIKYIDVHPAPNGLTSLKAFLEKEENRLLEEAYRLMGSTRKAAAVLGISQSSMVKKMKKYGIEIQN, from the coding sequence ATGGATGTCAATGATCTCACGACCGGATTTGGCTTCGAAATTTTTGATTCGATCTATAACGGTGTCGTGGCCATTGATCAGCAGGGGATCATCAAGCTGTTCAATGAAGCGGCGGCCAAGATCATGGGAGTTGCGAAGGAAGAGACCATCGGGCGGAGAGTGGAAGAGGTCATTCCTAATACCAGCCTCCTGGAAATATTAAAAACAGGCAAAGCCGAAAATAATCAAAAGATGCACTTAGGAAACTGCGAGATCATTTCCAACCGCGGCCCGATCTGCAAAGATGGCAAGATCGTGGGAGCTATTGGGGTTTTCCAGGATATATCCGATTTTGAAGCTTTGTCCCTGGAATTGGATAACGTTAAGGAAATTAACAATGACCTGGATGCCATTATTGAATCTGTAGCCGACGGAATCGTCGTCGGAAGCGCTGATGGCATGATCTTAAGAGCCAATAGCGCTTACCTGCAGATCACCGGTATCCAGGAAAAAGAGTTTGTAGGCAAAAACGTGCGGGAACTCATCAACCAAGGATATATGAATAAATCGGTTACCGAAATGGTTTTCAGAACGAAATCCCGGGTCAATGTCGTGGACATCCGCAGCGGTAAAGAGCTGCTGATGACCGGTGCGCCGGTATTCAACGAGGAAAAAGAAGTCACCCGCGTCGTGACCATTGTCAGGGATATTTCTGAACTTACGGAACTTAAAGGCAAGCTGGAACAGGCTGAAGACGCTAAAAACCGTTATTTGAAAGAGCTGGAGCATTTCCGGTCCCAGAATGCTTTTAAGAAAATAATTACCAAAAATAATGATATGCAAAAAAAGCTGGATACCGCTTATCATGTAGCCCGGGTGGATTCAACCGTGCTTATTTTGGGGGAATCCGGCGTCGGAAAAGAACTGATTGCCCAGCTGATTCACAGGGCGAGTCATCGCTCTGAGAAACCGTTTATTAAGATAAACTGCGGAGCCATACCGGCCAACCTCCTGGAATCGGAGTTTTTTGGCTACGAGGCCGGTTCCTTCACAGGTGCCCTTAAAGAAGGGAAAAAAGGACTGTTCGAGCTTGCGGACGGGGGAACCTTATTCCTCGATGAGGTGGGAGAGCTGCCTCTGGAGCACCAGGTCAAAGTCCTGCGCGCCATTCAGGAAAAAGAAATCCTCCGGGTCGGCGGGAAAAAAACGATAAAACTGGATATCCGAATTATCGCGGCAACCAACCGGGACCTGGAAGCAATGATCCGGGAAAAAGCATTCAGGGAAGATCTGTATTACAGACTGAATGTTGTTCCCATGACCATACCTCCTTTGCGCCAGCGCAAGGAGGATGTGATCCCCATCGCCTTGGAGTTGTTGGCAAGATATAATACGGCCTACGGTTATCAGAAATGGATTCACCCGGAAGTGATGGACTGCTTACTGAATTATGATTGGCCGGGAAATATCAGAGAGCTTGAAAATACCATCGAGAGACTGGTGGTGACCAGCATGGACGACTGTATTACCAAGGACGCCATGGCGGAGATCAAGTACATCGATGTTCACCCTGCCCCAAATGGATTAACATCCCTCAAAGCCTTTCTGGAGAAAGAAGAAAACCGCCTGCTGGAAGAGGCCTACCGTCTGATGGGCAGTACAAGGAAAGCTGCCGCAGTGCTGGGGATCAGCCAATCAAGCATGGTCAAAAAGATGAAAAAATATGGCATTGAAATACAAAACTGA
- a CDS encoding methyltetrahydrofolate cobalamin methyltransferase, whose protein sequence is MIIIGEKINGSIPSMGKAIQEKNAAYIADYAVRQTEAGANYLDICASVPEKSEVQTLRWLIELVQEVTDVPICVDSPSPYSIAAALPFCKRPGIVNSVSMEGEKIDVLFPLIADTQWQCIALLCDDRGIPHSVAKRLAVFEQIMKKAQEFKIDPSRLYIDPLVETLSTQEATLTVFAECAREIKKLYPMIHVTSGLSNISFGLPARKLINQAFLVLAMGAGMDSAIVDPTNRDLLGLIYAANALLEKDEYCLDYISAFKEGRIGPLKP, encoded by the coding sequence ATGATTATTATTGGCGAAAAAATTAATGGGTCCATTCCGTCCATGGGTAAGGCCATTCAAGAAAAAAACGCGGCCTATATTGCCGACTATGCAGTGCGACAAACCGAGGCCGGTGCAAATTATCTGGATATATGCGCATCAGTTCCGGAGAAAAGCGAAGTCCAAACGTTGAGATGGTTGATTGAGCTGGTGCAGGAGGTTACGGACGTCCCCATCTGTGTGGATAGTCCGAGTCCTTATTCCATTGCTGCCGCCCTGCCGTTCTGCAAGCGCCCCGGCATTGTCAACTCCGTATCTATGGAAGGGGAAAAAATCGATGTGCTGTTTCCCCTCATTGCCGACACCCAGTGGCAATGCATCGCCCTGCTCTGTGACGATAGGGGCATTCCCCACTCTGTGGCAAAGCGCTTGGCAGTCTTCGAGCAGATCATGAAAAAGGCCCAGGAATTTAAGATCGATCCCTCCCGCCTCTATATCGATCCTTTAGTAGAGACTCTATCCACCCAGGAAGCAACACTGACTGTGTTTGCGGAATGTGCCCGGGAAATAAAGAAGCTCTATCCGATGATTCATGTCACAAGCGGTCTGAGCAATATTTCTTTCGGCTTGCCTGCACGGAAGCTGATCAACCAGGCCTTCCTGGTCCTGGCTATGGGTGCAGGTATGGACAGCGCCATCGTCGATCCTACCAACAGAGATCTGTTAGGGCTGATTTATGCCGCCAATGCCCTGTTGGAAAAGGATGAATACTGCCTGGACTACATCTCAGCCTTCAAAGAAGGCCGCATTGGTCCCTTAAAACCTTAA
- a CDS encoding corrinoid protein → MSKIVEIQNAVETGKKKLIRGLIEEALAEGHPAIDILNKGMIAAMGIVGDKFKSGEVFVPEMLIAARTMKEGVEVLRPLLSRGQASASGIFIIGTVEGDLHDIGKNLVAMMIESAGFEVIDLGVDVAPEKFVEAIMANPDCRLVGLSALLTTTMPSLHRTIDAIREAGLRDQVKIMVGGAPISQEIADEVGADAFAADAATAASIAKELAAGA, encoded by the coding sequence ATGTCTAAAATTGTCGAAATTCAAAACGCTGTGGAAACAGGGAAGAAAAAGCTTATCCGGGGTCTTATCGAGGAAGCTTTAGCTGAAGGCCATCCGGCTATAGACATTTTAAACAAAGGGATGATTGCTGCGATGGGCATTGTCGGGGATAAGTTCAAGTCCGGTGAAGTCTTTGTTCCCGAAATGCTGATCGCTGCCCGCACCATGAAAGAGGGGGTTGAGGTTTTGCGGCCTCTTCTGTCAAGGGGTCAGGCTTCAGCATCAGGTATCTTCATCATCGGTACGGTGGAAGGTGATTTGCATGATATCGGTAAAAACCTCGTGGCCATGATGATTGAAAGCGCCGGGTTTGAGGTCATTGATTTGGGTGTTGATGTCGCACCGGAAAAGTTCGTCGAGGCCATTATGGCGAATCCGGATTGCCGCCTGGTTGGCCTTTCAGCTCTCCTGACAACAACAATGCCCTCTTTGCACAGAACCATCGACGCGATCAGGGAAGCCGGCTTAAGAGATCAGGTCAAGATCATGGTCGGCGGTGCCCCTATCTCCCAGGAAATTGCTGATGAGGTTGGGGCCGACGCCTTTGCTGCCGATGCGGCTACTGCTGCATCCATCGCCAAAGAATTGGCAGCCGGGGCTTGA
- a CDS encoding uroporphyrinogen decarboxylase family protein, with product MNSRERLLTALSHKEPDRIPLDLGAGCSCKFTKYFYVKLLDYFGIQEELVMNHIPYQLVTASDKVLDLLKCDVRSASLHPIPQAENPYAKKWEDADSYYYTNNWGTRYRMPKHQGLYYDLIGGVLQDSEDEEGDQKFIWPVPEKFPAADRQQLEDYRRAGLATTISEQFGNGFLQQGPLMWGFENWFAMLLTEPERCTLFMDKLLEKKKEYYDHIFEVYGGLVDVCSEADDFGTQRGTFVSPKLIREMILPYHKKLNDYLKAKGAGYMTLHSCGSVEASIPDIIEAGFDCLNPVQISAANMSPEHLKKTYGKDITFWGGGINTQSTLPNGTPEQVREETKRNIDAFARDGGFVFATVHNVQDDVPIENFIAMWETFQDHCKY from the coding sequence ATGAACAGTCGTGAAAGATTATTAACTGCTTTAAGTCATAAGGAACCGGATCGTATCCCTCTGGATCTCGGGGCTGGATGTTCATGCAAATTTACGAAGTATTTTTATGTTAAACTTTTGGATTATTTCGGTATTCAAGAGGAGCTGGTTATGAATCATATCCCCTACCAGCTGGTCACGGCATCGGACAAAGTTCTGGATCTTTTGAAATGCGATGTGCGTTCCGCCTCACTGCATCCTATCCCCCAGGCAGAGAATCCCTACGCCAAGAAATGGGAAGACGCCGACAGCTACTACTACACCAATAACTGGGGTACCCGCTACCGAATGCCCAAACATCAGGGCTTGTATTATGATCTGATCGGAGGTGTGCTGCAGGACTCCGAAGATGAGGAAGGGGATCAGAAGTTCATCTGGCCGGTCCCGGAGAAATTTCCGGCCGCCGACCGCCAACAGCTGGAAGACTATCGCAGGGCAGGCTTGGCCACCACCATTTCCGAACAGTTCGGCAACGGTTTCCTCCAGCAGGGGCCGCTGATGTGGGGCTTTGAAAATTGGTTTGCCATGCTGCTTACCGAGCCGGAACGCTGCACACTGTTTATGGATAAGCTGCTGGAGAAAAAGAAGGAGTATTATGATCATATCTTCGAGGTCTATGGCGGACTGGTTGACGTTTGCAGTGAGGCCGATGATTTCGGCACCCAGCGGGGGACCTTTGTGTCGCCCAAACTGATCAGAGAGATGATCCTTCCTTATCACAAGAAGCTCAATGATTACCTCAAGGCCAAGGGCGCCGGTTATATGACCTTGCACAGCTGCGGCTCGGTGGAAGCATCCATTCCGGATATTATCGAAGCAGGCTTTGATTGTCTGAACCCGGTGCAGATATCCGCCGCCAATATGAGCCCGGAGCACCTCAAGAAAACTTACGGCAAGGACATTACTTTCTGGGGCGGAGGCATCAACACCCAGTCAACTCTTCCTAACGGAACACCGGAACAAGTCAGGGAAGAAACCAAACGGAATATCGACGCCTTTGCCCGGGACGGCGGCTTTGTGTTCGCAACCGTTCATAATGTACAGGATGATGTGCCCATTGAGAACTTTATCGCCATGTGGGAGACCTTCCAGGATCATTGTAAGTATTGA
- a CDS encoding DctP family TRAP transporter solute-binding subunit, giving the protein MSRNNRLFMLIMILLLLSGCGTRVIDGQQVDKKDKIIIKFSHVVEENTPKGLAAIRFANLVRERSKGIIEVQAFPNSQLFKDGEEFEALSRGDVQMIAPTTSKVAQLFPQWQIWDLPYLFDDLDSVHQIMDGPLGKTLLDQLHQKNMKGLAMWDNGFKHLTNNDHPITKPGDLKGLTFRIMSQGILEEQFHSFGAATLYLPFNDVYQSLEEGRAQGQENTISNIYTKNFDQVQSYLTLSQHGFMGYAVMVNEDFWNQLPAQARELLEETMAEVTQWERDIAQKLNEEQLRELQKRNQIKIYTLNNEERNIWQEDFALVYAKFAQKCGTDFLNDVKESLELAGE; this is encoded by the coding sequence ATGAGTAGAAATAACCGGCTCTTTATGCTAATCATGATCCTTCTCTTATTATCCGGATGCGGGACCCGGGTCATTGACGGTCAGCAGGTGGACAAAAAAGATAAAATTATCATCAAATTCTCTCACGTCGTTGAAGAAAATACTCCCAAAGGGTTAGCCGCCATACGTTTTGCCAACCTGGTCAGGGAACGGTCCAAAGGCATCATCGAAGTTCAGGCCTTTCCCAATTCTCAATTATTCAAAGATGGTGAAGAATTTGAGGCCTTAAGCAGGGGAGATGTGCAGATGATCGCTCCTACCACCTCAAAAGTTGCCCAATTATTTCCCCAATGGCAAATCTGGGATCTTCCCTACCTGTTTGATGATCTGGACAGCGTCCATCAAATCATGGATGGACCCTTGGGCAAAACCCTGCTGGATCAACTGCATCAGAAGAACATGAAAGGTCTGGCCATGTGGGATAACGGCTTCAAACACTTGACCAATAACGATCACCCTATTACTAAACCCGGTGATTTAAAAGGATTAACCTTCCGGATCATGTCCCAGGGCATCCTGGAAGAACAATTTCACTCCTTTGGCGCCGCTACCCTCTACCTGCCCTTCAATGATGTCTATCAGTCTTTGGAGGAAGGACGGGCTCAAGGACAGGAAAACACCATCTCCAATATTTACACCAAGAACTTTGACCAGGTACAGAGTTATTTAACCCTCAGCCAGCACGGATTTATGGGATATGCGGTCATGGTCAATGAAGATTTCTGGAATCAACTGCCGGCCCAGGCCCGTGAACTCCTGGAGGAGACCATGGCGGAAGTGACGCAGTGGGAACGGGATATCGCCCAAAAGCTGAATGAGGAACAATTAAGGGAACTGCAAAAGCGCAATCAGATCAAGATCTACACCCTGAACAATGAAGAGAGAAACATCTGGCAAGAGGACTTTGCTTTGGTTTATGCAAAATTTGCCCAAAAATGCGGCACAGACTTTCTCAATGACGTCAAAGAGTCCCTAGAATTGGCTGGGGAATGA
- a CDS encoding response regulator produces the protein MKLIDLILVEDDPMVMEVNEGFIKKIGGFRICGKARTGKKAIEIIQDVRPCLVILDIYLPDLNGIQILKEIRQLGIPTDIILITAAQDVATVQAGLRFGVVDYIIKPFKYERIHTALSNYYSYAEQLQNRWEINQEDLDRLIKIHPHQDTLVARSREELPKGLREITLQQVYNFLKETPVGLSAEEVAEGVGLARVTARRYLEYLEKINCVLLETQYGTVGRPINKYRIVL, from the coding sequence ATGAAGCTGATTGACTTGATCCTAGTTGAAGACGATCCGATGGTCATGGAAGTAAATGAAGGGTTTATTAAGAAAATTGGCGGATTCCGGATTTGCGGTAAAGCCAGAACCGGCAAAAAAGCCATCGAAATCATTCAGGATGTGCGGCCGTGCTTAGTGATTCTCGATATCTATCTGCCGGACCTTAACGGCATCCAGATTCTCAAAGAGATTCGCCAGCTGGGCATTCCTACCGATATCATCCTGATTACGGCGGCTCAGGACGTAGCAACGGTCCAGGCCGGGCTGCGCTTTGGCGTAGTGGATTACATCATCAAACCTTTCAAGTATGAGCGAATCCATACTGCGCTCAGCAATTACTACTCCTACGCAGAGCAGCTGCAAAACCGCTGGGAAATCAATCAGGAGGATTTGGATCGCTTGATCAAAATTCATCCTCATCAAGATACCCTTGTCGCCAGAAGCAGGGAAGAACTGCCCAAAGGATTGCGTGAAATCACCCTGCAACAAGTTTATAATTTCCTGAAAGAAACCCCCGTCGGCTTATCGGCAGAGGAAGTGGCGGAAGGGGTTGGGCTGGCGCGGGTTACAGCCCGCAGGTATCTGGAATATCTTGAAAAAATAAACTGTGTCTTATTGGAAACTCAATATGGGACAGTGGGCAGGCCCATCAACAAATATCGAATTGTACTTTAG